In the genome of candidate division KSB1 bacterium, one region contains:
- a CDS encoding Hpt domain-containing protein: MSEEVIVYVDSDLEDLVPEFLENRYEDIEKINECLDNEEIAEIQMLGHSMKGSGGGYGFHEITRLGARLEQAATRGNKDEIVDINKKLAQYLKVVKVIYQDLDY, from the coding sequence ATGAGCGAAGAAGTCATTGTTTATGTAGATTCTGATCTTGAAGATCTGGTCCCGGAATTTCTTGAAAACCGGTATGAAGATATCGAGAAAATAAATGAGTGCCTTGATAACGAAGAGATAGCTGAAATCCAAATGCTCGGCCATAGCATGAAAGGATCCGGCGGCGGATATGGCTTCCATGAAATCACCAGACTTGGCGCAAGACTTGAACAGGCTGCAACGCGAGGCAACAAGGACGAAATAGTTGATATAAACAAAAAGCTGGCACAATATCTTAAAGTAGTCAAAGTCATTTATCAAGATTTGGATTACTAA